From a single Rosa rugosa chromosome 7, drRosRugo1.1, whole genome shotgun sequence genomic region:
- the LOC133721341 gene encoding vesicle-fusing ATPase-like, with protein MHMIVTTPAGDSAFTNHAYCSPSDLPTFAVPQSDRCYATVGDNYVLSISPQEGIESGHIALNATQQKQAGVSVGDQVSVTRFIPPEECFNLALLKIEIELLGKRTKTRQVDAVFLDELLRNKFMYQVMMAGQKVSFKSDGGREYVFTVHQAAVEGQEKADADLERGMISSGTYFIFETPKGSNGLKILNQRKIFTQKELNLQKLGIGGLNAEFESIFRRAFASRVLPHHVVNKLGIKHVKGMLLYGPPGTGKTLVARQIGKILNGKDPKIVNGPEVLDCYVGESEKNVRELFADAEQDQIVHGDESDLHVIIFDEIDAICKKRSGSSRDSSRIHDNIVNTLLTKMDGVEPLNNILIIGLTNRKELLDEALLRPGRLEVQIQIGLPDKKGRLQILQIHTNKIKESSYLAPDVNLRELATHAENYSGAELEGVVRSAVSFAFNRQLSLDDLKKPVDEENIKVTMDDFRRALQEIRPTYGALAEELERCRLNGIVNCGDRHRHAYDRAMLLVEQVKSSEGSPLVKCLLEGPSGTGKSALAATIGIHSRFPFVRIVSAESMIGLHDERAKCVHLENVFEEAYKSQLSIIILDDIERLMEFIPIGPRFSTMIYQTLWGLLKRFPPKGNKLLVIGTTSEFEFLDSIRFCKTFSHTYNVPTLTSEDAKKVLEQLKVFADEDINAAADALNDMPIQKLYTLIETAGQCAKPVYSGKKKINISDFCNCLRDIGR; from the exons ATGCATATGATCGTAACCACACCCGCCGGCGACTCCGCCTTCACCAACCACGCCTACTGCTCACCGTCCGATCTTCCCACCTTCGCCGTCCCTCAATCCGACCGCTGTTATGCCACCGTCGGCGACAACTACGTTCTATCTATCAGCCCCCAAGAGGGTATAGAGAGCGGCCACATTGCTCTGAATGCGACCCAACAAAAGCAAGCTGGTGTTTCTGTTGGTGACCAAGTTTCTGTCACCAGATTTATTCCGCCCGAGGAGTGTTTTAACTTGGCACTGCTCaagatagagatagagttgcTGGGGAAAAGAACCAAAACTCGACAGGTCGATGCTGTTTTCCTCGACGAGTTACTTAGAAACAAGTTCATGTACCAG GTTATGATGGCTGGACAAAAAGTATCATTCAAGTCTGATGGAGGTCGTGAATACGTTTTCACAGTCCATCAAGCTGCAGTAGAGGGGCAAGAAAAGGCTGATGCTGATCTTGAAAGAGGGATGATTTCATCAGGGACATACTTCATCTTCGAGACACCAAAGGGTTCAAATGGACTAAAGATACTAAATCAACGTAAAATCTTCACGCAGAAGGAACTTAATCTTCAAAAACTTGGCATTGGTGGATTAAATGCAGAGTTTGAAAGTATATTTCGAAGAGCTTTTGCCTCCCGTGTACTCCCTCATCATGTGGTGAATAAATTAGGGATTAAGCATGTGAAGGGCATGCTGCTTTATGGACCGCCCGGTACTGGAAAAACTCTGGTGGCTCGGCAAATAGGGAAAATTTTGAATGGGAAAGATCCAAAGATCGTCAATGGCCCTGAAGTGTTGGACTGTTACGTTGGTGAAAGTGAGAAGAATGTTAGGGAGCTATTTGCTGATGCTGAACAAGATCAAATAGTTCATGGGGATGAAAGTGATTTGCATGTCATaatatttgatgaaattgatgcAATTTGTAAGAAAAGATCAGGTTCCAGCCGTGATAGTTCACGCATTCATGATAATATTGTGAACACATTACTTACCAAGATGGATGGGGTGGAGCCTCTCAATAATATTCTGATTATTGGATTGACTAACAGAAAGGAGTTGCTGGATGAAGCCCTTTTGAGACCAGGACGTCTGGAAGTTCAAATTCAGATAGGCCTTCCTGATAAAAAAGGTCGCCTACAGATTCTTCAAATTCATACAAACAAGATAAAGGAGAGCTCTTATCTTGCTCCTGATGTGAACCTTCGAGAGCTTGCTACTCATGCAGAAAACTATAGCGGTGCAGAACTTGAAGGTGTTGTTAGAAGTGCTGTGTCATTTGCTTTTAATAGACAACTGAGTCTGGACGATCTTAAGAAGCCAGTGGACGAGGAGAATATTAAAGTTACTATGGATGATTTTCGTCGCGCACTTCAAGAAATTAGACCTACTTATGGAGCCTTGGCAGAGGAGCTTGAACGATGCAGGTTAAATGGCATTGTGAATTGTGGTGATCGACATAGGCACGCTTATGACAGAGCTATGCTTCTTGTGGAGCAAGTTAAATCAAGTGAAGGAAGTCCTCTTGTCAAATGCCTTCTAGAGGGCCCTAGTGGCACTGGCAAATCTGCCTTAGCAGCTACCATTGGCATCCACAGCCGATTTCCATTTGTCAGGATTGTTTCGGCTGAGTCCATGATTGGTCTTCATGACGAGAGGGCAAAGTGTGTTCACCTTGAAAACGTCTTCGAGGAAGCTTACAAGTCACAATTGAGCATCATTATTTTGGATGACATTGAGAGGTTGATGGAGTTTATTCCTATTGGTCCAAGATTTTCAACCATGATATATCAAACACTATGGGGCCTTCTTAAGCGCTTTCCTCCAAAGGGGAACAAGCTTCTGGTGATTGGAACAACTAGTGAATTTGAATTCTTGGACTCAATTCGCTTTTGCAAGACATTCTCTCACACTTACAATGTTCCTACATTAACTAGTGAGGATGCAAAGAAGGTGCTAGAACAGTTGAAAGTTTTTGCTGATGAGGATATAAATGCAGCTGCTGATGCCCTGAATGATATGCCTATCCAGAAGCTCTATACGTTAATTGAGACAGC